A DNA window from Gigantopelta aegis isolate Gae_Host chromosome 4, Gae_host_genome, whole genome shotgun sequence contains the following coding sequences:
- the LOC121369949 gene encoding uncharacterized protein LOC121369949, with product MYYSENTSNQIIWIELTGSKDIQMNLSCSSWIYSATMNTSYKPQPSQTGTPVTPSSTYSMNITETLTANYNTIFTTAFANTTATVIKSSQTPTSSVPTSVENTTPTEVTTNDSETYSSGQSSSRENDQQTIVISVVVVAVALFVSAVVAAVAIVYRKRRRNALKSRDNVTSKRNSNVYSDTDDGAVNNCYSKDDVIQSPNRDQIKTNVQVVVIANDLPASKLDNTPQKSNRPPINPRKSRAAFSNKEAENEGSGDISSELGEHPVFQTNSNDIDTKVNAKHVTTPESSSKCVPEEEMKDNFYSMDFIAWIISFIAWMIRNFKILKSEEEINFHRLLSNSQICVPEEEMKDNFLYSMDDTEFQDSQICVPEEEMKDNFLYSMDDTEFQDSQKCVPEEEMKDNFLYSMDDTEFQDSQICVPEEEMKDNFLYSMDDTKF from the exons ATGTATTACAGTGAGAACACCAGTAATCAAATCATATGGATAGAACTCACAG gaTCTAAAGATATTCAAATGAATTTGAGCTGCAGCTCGTGGATCTATTCAGCTACAATGAATACATCATACAAACCGCAACCATCACAAACAGGCACACCTGTGACACCGTCGTCAACATACTCAATGAACATCACTGAGACATTAACAGCTAATTATAACACTATCTTCACGACAGCGTTCGCAAATACAACAGCTACCGTTATTAAGTCATCACAGACGCCTACATCATCAGTGCCTACCTCTGTGGAAAATACAACACCTACAGAAGTGACTACAAATGACTCTGAGACCTATTCTTCTGGTCAAAGTTCCAGCCGTG AAAATGACCAACAGACCATAGTAATATCCGTGGTCGTTGTGGCAGTGGCTTTGTTTGTTTCAGCTGTTGTGGCTGCTGTTGCTATTGTTTATAG aaaaagaagaagaaatgccCTCAAGTCTAGAGATAATGTTACTTCTAAAAGAAATAGCAATGTTTATAGTGATACTGATGATGGTGCTGTAAATAACTGTTATTCCAAAGACGATGTAATTCAATCACCTAATAGAGATCAAATCAAGACAAATGTACAGGTTGTGGTCATAGCCAATGATCTGCCAGCAAGTAAACTAGACAACACTCCTCAGAAAAGCAACCGTCCACCTATAAATCCCAGAAAATCTCGAGCGGCATTCAGCAATAAAGAAGCTGAAAACGAGGGATCGGGGGACATTTCTAGTGAGTTGGGTGAACACCCTGTATTCCAAACAAACTCAAATGATATAGATACTAAAGTTAATGCTAAACATGTTACAACTCCTGAAAGCAGTTCGAAATGTGTTCCTGAAGAAGAGatgaaagataatttttatagCATGGACTTTATAGCATGGATAATTTCCTTTATAGCATGGATGATACGGAATTTCAAGATACTCAAATCTGAAGAAGAGATTAATTTCCATAGATTACTTTCAAATTCTCAAATCTGTGTTCCTGAAGAAGAGATGAAAGACAATTTCCTTTATAGCATGGACGATACGGAATTCCAAGATTCTCAAATCTGTGTTCCTGAAGAAGAGATGAAAGATAATTTCCTTTATAGCATGGACGATACGGAATTCCAAGATTCTCAAAAATGTGTTCCTGAAGAAGAGATGAAAGATAATTTCCTTTATAGCATGGATGATACGGAATTTCAAGATTCTCAAATCTGTGTTCCTGAAGAAGAGATGAAAGATAATTTCCTTTATAGCATGGATGATACGAAATTCTAA